The proteins below come from a single Dinghuibacter silviterrae genomic window:
- a CDS encoding DUF5686 and carboxypeptidase regulatory-like domain-containing protein: protein MRMLLAICSLFILPLALHAQILSGTVRDSSGAVLPFSTLLIKGTTRGVTANAEGQYTLHLSPGAYTVVCEHVGYAKSEKKIDLSADRVLDFQLTTQRLSLSELIIKSTDEDPAYGIIRHTIALRTIHLKELESFQCMVYSKGKAGLYETPKRFMGKKIPTDTNYIGKNTTLYMSEVYARYAESPPDKQRVEVLSTKVSGQSNGYGATIPYIVSFYQNIIDLGNLNPRGFVSPIAAGALHYYKYKLVGTYFEDGRMIDQIKVTPRRAYEPCFTGTINIVDGLWRIHSTDLVLLKTAQLQLLDTFHMQQLYAPLDNGLAGDTGAWVMRSQVGQFAFNLFGFAGGGSVANIYSDFELHPGLPKDYFGNATLQYDKGSNKKTADYWDSIRPVPLTAAEAWDYHKKDSLEKIQSTPRYMDSVDKANNKITPLGLFLTGINISHQRSKVTMSVPPLTTAFGFNTVEGWYGHLNLGYEKRFGDHQALELHPDIRYGFANRTWGGSLEARYRFNVKYASELTVAGGRTTFQYDNADPITPQLNTAYTLFDVANYMKIYEASFGRLQYAKDLGKTGLNLVLGGEFQDRSPLTNTDTSTYWVKGSGKPGFTPNYPASAGPIAPNKALSFTATLNWHPGMKYIEYPESLVPLGSKYPIFTLSYTKGVSGPLGSTADYDKWRLSIHDNINFRIGGLFKYNLAIGGFLNDRNVAFQDDDHFQGNLTLAASPYMNNFQLLPYYAYSNTDRFYAEGHVEHHFAGLLTNKIPLFRQLDWYLVGGVNYLYLSDGRIYTEVSAGLENILNILRVDYLWGLPNNGPQLTGLRIGVKIGP from the coding sequence ATGAGAATGTTGTTAGCCATCTGCTCCCTGTTTATCCTGCCCTTAGCTCTTCACGCCCAGATACTTTCGGGAACTGTCCGGGATTCCAGCGGCGCCGTTTTACCCTTTTCTACCTTGCTGATCAAAGGCACCACCCGGGGCGTGACCGCCAATGCCGAAGGACAGTATACCCTGCACCTTTCACCGGGGGCCTATACCGTTGTCTGTGAACACGTGGGTTATGCAAAGTCCGAAAAAAAAATTGACCTGTCTGCCGATCGTGTACTCGACTTTCAACTGACAACCCAACGGTTGAGCCTAAGCGAACTGATCATCAAAAGTACAGATGAAGACCCTGCCTATGGCATCATTCGTCATACGATTGCGCTGAGGACCATTCACCTCAAAGAGCTGGAATCGTTCCAGTGCATGGTCTATTCCAAAGGTAAGGCGGGTTTGTATGAGACCCCCAAAAGGTTTATGGGTAAGAAAATTCCTACAGACACCAACTACATCGGCAAAAATACCACGCTCTATATGTCGGAGGTGTACGCGCGTTATGCGGAATCTCCCCCCGACAAACAACGAGTGGAAGTCCTTTCTACAAAGGTCAGCGGACAAAGCAACGGGTACGGCGCGACCATTCCCTATATCGTGTCCTTTTACCAGAACATCATCGACCTGGGGAATTTGAATCCCCGGGGATTTGTCAGCCCCATTGCCGCGGGGGCGCTGCACTATTATAAGTACAAGCTCGTCGGTACCTATTTCGAAGACGGGCGGATGATCGACCAGATCAAGGTCACGCCGCGCCGGGCTTACGAACCCTGTTTTACGGGCACCATCAACATCGTGGACGGTTTGTGGCGGATCCATTCCACGGACCTGGTACTGCTGAAGACCGCCCAGCTCCAGTTGCTCGATACTTTTCACATGCAGCAATTGTATGCGCCGCTGGACAACGGCCTGGCAGGAGACACGGGCGCCTGGGTGATGCGCAGCCAGGTCGGCCAGTTTGCCTTTAACCTTTTTGGTTTTGCGGGGGGCGGCAGCGTCGCCAATATCTATTCCGATTTCGAGCTTCATCCAGGGCTGCCAAAAGATTATTTCGGAAACGCCACCCTCCAGTACGATAAAGGCTCCAACAAAAAGACGGCGGATTACTGGGACAGCATCCGGCCGGTCCCCCTGACAGCAGCGGAAGCCTGGGACTATCATAAGAAAGACAGCCTCGAAAAGATCCAGTCGACGCCCCGGTACATGGACTCGGTCGACAAGGCCAACAACAAGATCACACCCCTGGGTTTATTCCTGACGGGGATCAACATCTCGCACCAGCGGTCCAAGGTGACCATGAGCGTGCCGCCCCTGACGACCGCCTTTGGGTTTAATACGGTGGAAGGCTGGTACGGCCACCTCAACCTCGGCTATGAAAAACGCTTTGGGGACCACCAGGCCCTGGAGCTTCACCCCGACATCCGCTACGGCTTTGCCAACCGTACCTGGGGCGGGAGCCTGGAAGCACGATACCGGTTTAACGTAAAGTATGCGTCCGAACTAACGGTGGCGGGTGGCCGTACCACTTTCCAATACGACAACGCGGACCCGATCACGCCCCAGTTGAACACCGCCTATACCTTGTTCGACGTGGCCAATTATATGAAGATCTACGAAGCGTCTTTCGGCCGGTTGCAGTATGCAAAAGACCTGGGCAAAACAGGGCTCAACCTGGTCTTGGGCGGTGAGTTCCAGGACCGGAGCCCGCTGACCAACACCGACACGTCGACCTACTGGGTCAAGGGGTCGGGCAAACCCGGGTTTACCCCCAACTATCCCGCGTCTGCAGGCCCCATAGCGCCGAACAAGGCCCTGTCGTTCACGGCGACCCTCAACTGGCACCCGGGGATGAAGTACATCGAATATCCCGAATCCCTCGTCCCCCTCGGATCCAAATATCCCATCTTCACCCTGAGCTATACAAAGGGCGTGTCCGGCCCCCTGGGTAGCACCGCCGACTACGACAAATGGCGGTTGTCCATCCACGACAACATCAACTTCCGGATCGGCGGACTTTTCAAGTACAACCTCGCCATCGGCGGATTTTTAAACGACAGAAACGTCGCCTTCCAGGACGACGACCACTTCCAGGGCAACCTCACGCTGGCCGCCTCGCCCTACATGAATAACTTTCAGTTGCTGCCGTATTATGCCTACAGCAATACCGACCGTTTCTATGCCGAGGGGCACGTCGAGCACCACTTTGCCGGGTTGCTGACCAACAAGATCCCGCTTTTCCGCCAGCTCGACTGGTACCTCGTCGGGGGGGTGAACTACCTCTATCTTTCTGACGGGCGAATCTATACTGAGGTCTCCGCCGGGCTCGAAAATATCCTCAACATCTTGCGGGTCGATTACCTATGGGGCTTGCCCAACAATGGGCCGCAGCTCACGGGGCTCCGGATCGGGGTGAAGATCGGGCCGTAA